Part of the Musa acuminata AAA Group cultivar baxijiao chromosome BXJ2-7, Cavendish_Baxijiao_AAA, whole genome shotgun sequence genome is shown below.
GACCAAGTCATGATCAAATATTTCATTACTCCGATCTTATTATAGGTGGTATCTCGAGAGATTATCGTTTTCATCTCGGAGGTATCTTGGATAATATTATACATATAAGCTAAACCTATATTGGGCTGATCAGAACGTCAATAACATATTCTTATAACATTTTTGTTATTAGGAGGAGGGTTTGATTTTGCAAGAACACTCGCTCATCGATCCCCTTAATAAATGCTCGAACAAAGAGACTTTACGCGACCTATAGTACTTTTACCAAGGGGAGACAATAGTCATAATTTTCATACATCGATGCATCTACCTTGGTGCAAATACAAATGAGATACTGGTGCCTATTTAATAACCCGAGTCTCTCACTCTCAAAGATAATCTCAAGCTACCTACTTGTCCCCATGGAGGTGTTCTTAAATCTCACTCAGTAAATGCAGATGCTAACAAGCGTGATACAACTCGTTACTTTGTTTTTGTCCCAATTGGCCTAAGAAGCGGTACCACTAGCTCACCTGCAATTCCTAACTCCATCGCCACTAGCACACATCGAGGTTTTCCGACTTTTACATAATGCCAACATCCCAAGAGTGCCCAAGGCCTATCGAATTACCAATCGAGGGGACACTTTGTTCCATGTTTGTTGATTTCAATGGATTGCATCATCCTCATTCTACCTCACTTGCATCTAAGGCTCAATTAGTGGACTTAACGAAGGACTCCCTATGAATCCAACTATGAGAGATGGACCAACGTTTAGAGGAGATATAATGAGAGCTCTAATAGTCAAAAGGGGAAGCATTGATCGACCGTACCTCAGGTCGATCACTATTCACGATCCACCCATTGAAAACCTCGTTAACAAAAATAGATAAATCCAAATACTATTAGTTTCATCAAGATTATGATCATGACACTAAAGATGTCATGACTTGGAAGAGCATATCGAAGAACTCATACGTCGGGGACATATCAGACGGTTCATTCGAAAGTACCAAAAACTTTCACCCCAACCTCAAGGGCCGGTGAAAAGATAGATTAATGTCATCATTAGTGGACCTACCTAGGAGGGAGACAACTCTTCAACCTATAATACTTATGCTCAAGCTACCATTGAAAAATACTTGAGGATGAAGAGTAATCAAAAAATAACTTTCAAAGAGAGGAAGAGATTGAGTACCTCGACTTGAATCACGATGATACCTTAGTGGTCTTTGTGATGATGATTAATGCTTGAGTGAAAAGGGTTATGATCGACACATGTAGCTCTATTGAGATCTTCTACTTTGATGCTTTTTGAAAACTTAGGCTATCAACTAATAACCTTACCCAATGACTTCTTTGCTGATGGGATCCACCGATGACTCCATCTTGTTTCTCGAGATTGTGAATCTACACATCATATTTACAGACGAACTATGCTCTAAAACAATATTAACTAAGTTTATGATGGTGGATATCCCTTTGGTGTATAATGTAACCATAGGCCGATCCACATTGAATAGGATGAGAGCAATGGTTTTGACTTATCACATAATAATAAGGTTTCCGATGAGGACCAATATTAGAAAGCTAAGAAGCAACTTAAGGGAGTCATGTCAATGCTATCTGATGACAATCTTCATGCTGAAGAAAACCTGACCCAAGTTACCACCTATGGACCTTGGAGACTTAACCAAGTTCGCCTCACATCTTAAGCAAGTGGCATCGCTAATTAAGGTCCCCTAGACAAAGCCTAACCCAACTAAACTATTAAGGTCGGGGCAACCCTTCTCGAGAAGAGGTAGATGTAACTTATCAACTTCCTTTGGGAGAATTCTAAGGTGTTCATATGGTTTCCGAGAGACATGATAAGAATTGACCCTAACATAGCTCAACATCACCTGGACATTTTCCATGAGGCATGACTAGTGAAACAAAGGCCTTATAAGTTTGCCCATAACTGTCAAGAAGCAATTAGTGAAGAGGTAGATAAGTTGTTAAGAGCAGGATTTATTGCCAAAGTATAGTAACCCCGATGACTCATCAACAttgtatttattaaaaaatctaataaaaatGAGAATATGTGTATTGACTATACTAATATAACAAAGCATGCCCAAATGATAGCTACCTCCTTCTTCAAATTGATCAGCTGGTTAGTGTTACTTTGTGTCATGAGCTTCTCACCTTTATTGATACATTCTCAAAGTATAACCAAATTAGAATAATACTAAAGAATCGAGAACATACTTTTCTTTATCATGGACTAGGATATAAATTATTATCAAGTCATATCTTTTGGATTAAAATGGATCTAACTGAGACATTTTAAGTTTTGAAAGGTTCAACGTGTGACTCAATCTAGCCAAGTGCATCTTTGGAGTTAACTCGGGGAAGTTTGTCAGGTTTATCAACCATTAGAGAGGAATAGATATAAACATGGAAAAGGGATGAGCCATATTAGAGATGCATCCATCTTGGTTGATAAGAGAGGTTCAATAATTAACATGTTACTAGCAATGTTCAATTGATTTTTATCCCAATTTAGTAATATATGTCTACTCTTCTTTTAGGTATTGAAGAATCCAAAAAGGTTTTCTATGAACCAAGGAATGTCATGATACTTTTAAGAAGTTGAAGGACCATCTTGCTAAGTTGCCACAACTTACTTTCTCTATCTAGACAAAATTCTAAGTGTCTACCTCACTACCATCGACTAAGCTATCAAATTGATATTGGTATAAGTTGCAGGAGTTCAAAAATCTATCTATTATGTCAGTAACATTTTGAGTGGACCTGAGAAGTTGTATGCCCTATTGAGAGGCTCGTATTTGCGCTAGTCTTAGCAGCAATGAAGCTTCACCCCTATTCTTAAGCATATGTTGTATAGGTGATCACTAACCAACCACTTAGGTAGATTCTTTCTCAGTTCGATGCCTTAGGTTGGTTGTTGAGGTGGTTAGTAGAGGAGAGTTTGACATTTAATATGTCACAAGAATTATCATAAAGGCTTAAGCACTAACGTACCTTATCTTAGAACCAACTCTTTTTTTATCTGAGGTTAACTAGCATACCTTACCTGCATGGAAATTATTTATGGATGAATCTGCTACCTTAAATGGAGGTGGCATTGGACTTATTATGAAAGACTTGGATAATCAATTATACGAGTAAGCTCTTCAGTTTGGGTTCAAGATCTCAAACAATAAAGTTGAGTACGAGACACTTCTCTCAAGGCTTTGGCTTACTAGAGACCTTCAAATTTAGGACTTGATAGTATTTAGTGACTCACAATTAGTCGTGAACTAAGTGAGGGGGAACTATAAGGCCTTAGATACGACCATGACAAAGTACCTCATTAAGGTGTAGAAACTAACTCATAACTTCTCTTGACTTAACTTGTAAGTTTCCCGTGAAGATGACGCCTAAGTCGACGTGCTTGCCATATTAACATTGGCTCAAGCTATGATGGATGGTCAAATCACTAGTCGAGACGTTGCCAGCCCGAACCATACATATGCAGCATGTGACTATAGTCGGAAAAGAGCCAAGTTGGATCGAAGAGATCATGCGCTACAAAAAATACTCTTGATAGACCTTGCATCGGCTCGAAGAGTCAAGCATCATCAATCATAATATTGTCTCATTAATAATCACTTATATCATAGGTCTTTTAGCTAGCCATTTCTCATATGCCTAACATTTCGAGAATTTGAGTGGGTGATGGTCGAGGCACATGAGGGTTTTGCCTGGAGCACAGTAGTGGATGAAACCTCGCCTTCAAAGTACTTCAATAAGAGTTTTACTAGTCGACACTTGTAAAAATGCAATAGCTTATGCCCAAAAGTATAATCAATTCTAGATATTTGCATGAATGCAACATCAACCGATACTCCCATTGAGTCTGATCAATTGGGGAGGATTCTTCACTCAGTGGAGTATAGGCATCCTTAAGGCTTGAGCTAGTGAATGTTTCTCATCATTAAAGTTGACTATTTTATAAAGTGGGTAGAGGTTGAGCCACTAGCATTGATCATTGAGAAACATGTCAAGGGATTTAAGCTTCAGAATTTCAAGAGTTATAATCATTGACAATGGAACTCAATTCAACAATACAAAGTTTAAGGAGTTTTTCCAGTCTTATGGAGTTCGGATAAAATCCAGCTTAGTAGCTCATCCTTAGACCTACTAACCAAGCTATTCTCAAAGGGTCAAAAGTATAGGTTATTGGAGCAAAAGACACTTGAGTAGATAAACTATCAAGTATCTTATAGGCCTCTTGGAAGACACCTAGGACCAAATTGAGAGAGTCACCATTCAGTTTAGCCTTAACACCAACATTATCCTACCACTCGAGATAATCTTTCCAACATATTGGGGTGAGAATTTTAGTGAAAATAATCTTTGAAGAAGGAATTCGAGTCAAACTCGACCTAATCAGTGAAGTCAGAGCAAAAGCACACATAAGTGTGCCGAGGTATAGAAAAAATAATGGCCAAGCTTTACAACTAAGGTGTTCGTTCTAAGAGAGTTAGGCTAGGGGACTTGTGCTTCAAGAAGCTAAATTCAATGACTTTAATCATGAGATAAACTAACACTAAACTAGAAAGGGCCCTATCAAGTTATCAAGGTCATTCGAGATAAAATCTATCgtcttaaaataataaaaaggctTGTGTTGCCAAGGACATgacaaaatataaatttaaagaaGTTTTACCCTTGAGGCATACCTCGGGATTGGATCGGGGTGATTGTTACTAGTTACATGCCTTGTAAGTCAATTATgtaagtgatgacacatatgatatgttatattatctttttagttgttattattattatgatattttctcactttatattgtttgattgatatattgtgatatccatggatttgtacaataggaaatgaatcatgataatgagactaattcgctTATAAATACAGACTCTAAATATTATTGGTCATatattactcaagagggatatcgagataattgaAGAGACTGATATActatatatactcatccatatgatgaaagcaactggtctcatagctgcttgtatgAGAACACTAGGGAAAtaatgcatgtgctcattggagaatgagttcactgaatgattcGTTCACAAaatactagatggttaatgatacctcatcgtcaGACAACAGTGTGTTTGTGATACCTCATCGTCAAACAacagtgtatttggtccttagacttgagataccaaggatgttttatatgagtactcaactctttgataccaaggatgtcatatatgagtaAGTATTAAACTCTTTGATATTAAACTTATATGTATGCAAGTTCTATATATAGTttgaagacaccaaggatgtcctaatgAGTAATTGAGGGCACTGAGGTTTAGTGGATTTAATATCCTTATACTGTCTGAGGACTATGTTGTAGTAGCCTAATACGGAGTTTTGACAAATGAAACTCATGAcctactcgatattgggcctagagggtcatacatatatgataGATGATACGACGAATAAAGGATTGAATATGTAATATCTAATAAGCTCATGTAATATCTAATAAGCTCATTAAGCCagagataattaaataaatatctaGTATCAAATATGCTAGGATACTTGGATAAAGATTTAATACTCAATAGGACATGATCAATTAGAGTTAGCAAAAAGAGCTCTCTATAAAAGGGATGTAGGACTAAAAGGGTTATAAGGCTGGACTCCTTAGCCGTTGCCCATGACTCTTCTCTCATGGTTCTTCCTTAACTGATTACCCTCTCTTTGGTATGATAGAGCAACAAGAAGGATTGTCCTTGCTGCGTGGTGGTGGTGCACAAAAGCGAGGAAAGAATATATCACGAGAGGAGGTGAATCGTCGCTTCATCTGTCATGTGAATTATCTTTAGAGAGGAGAACATGAGATCTCTTTCATCCACTAATTAGGATATATAGAGCAGGGATATACGAGTTTCCTTATGTGAGATCATCTTACATCTTATGTAATTTTTGATTTGATGAGTTTTTTGCTCCTAATCGTCATAGGTGATTTGATATAAATCTATTTTTAGGAAATTaatttctatttaattttttcgctatgcatgtgataCTCTCCCATGTTCCCAACAATTGTGTCCTGAGTGTCAAACCTTAGTCTACCACATCTTTGGTACTAGttgtaataaatttttttttttaaggtgtaGGTATTGCTAGTTGAGGAAAGAATATTTCATTACTCTAAAAAGATTATATCAACTCAATCGGGCTCCTAATGAAGGGATACCTTAGAAGATATGAGGATGCTCGGTGTGTGAATACTACCTCAAAAAATGTAAAGAAACATAATATGATTGGAGGCATAAGGCAAAATGTGTCCGAGATGCGTGAGTCGAGAAAACTCAATCCACACGATGAGAAATCTACCATGAAATGAGGCATAAGATAAGATATACCTGAGGTACATGAGTTAACAAAGCCTAACCCAtatgaaaaaaaatacatcacGATGAGAGGCACAAGGTAAAATATGCTCAAGATGTGTCAACCAAGAAAACTTAAGCCATGTGAAAAGAAACTCATCATAATAAGTGGCAAAAGGTAAAATTTTCTTAAGGTGAGTTAGAAAACCGAACTCATATGAGAAAAAACTAGTCACAACAagaggcacaagataaaatataCTCAAAGAATGTGAGTCAAGAAAACCTAACCCACATGACAAGAAACTCACTATGATGAGTGGCACAAAGCGAGATGTTAATGAGGTATATGAGTCAAGAAAACTCAACCTATATGAGAAAAAACTCGGTATGATGGGAGACACAATACAAAATGTGCCCAACATGTATGAGTCGAAAAAACCTGACCCATGTGAGAAGAAATTTGTCATGGTAATAGGCACAAAGGAAGAGGTGCACAATGTTTACTAGTCGAAAAAACCCTATTCACCTAAAATGAGGATTGCACGAGGGATAGAGGTCGAAAAAATCTGACCTCCTCTTCATACGAGATGGGTACGTTGAGTGTCGACCTGCCCTTTTGCCCAAGGTAGAGAGGTTGGGCGTTGACCCTCTCATTGCCTAAGGTAGAGAGGTCAGATGTCGACCATCCCTTTGCCCAAAGTGGGTAAGTCGAGTATTGATCTCTCCCTTTACTTGAGGTGGAAAAGTTAAAAACTAATCACTTCTTTGCTCGAGGCAAGTAGGTTGAGCACTGACCTTGTCCTTTGCCCAAGGTGAAAAGGTTAGGCACCAACCTCCTCTCCACCTAGGTCGAGTACCTTGACCCCTACACTTCTTGTGGTAGGGAGGATGAGCTCCTCAACCTTCCTTTTGGTTATGTCCAAAGTTTGCTAATTGGTTACTCTTGCTCCTCCTCAAAGAAGTGATGAAAGGAGTGTAAGATTAATATATCAGATGAACCAAACAATGTGCTTTAAGACCATCACCAAAGAGCACCTAAAGCATACATTTGGGGAACGGGGGAATGACAAGGCGGATATCATCGAGTAATTACCATCTAACACATATCCTTTGTGTGATATCTAAATTAGAAGGAGACAAAAACTGTCGCTCATTGATCTGCCCATATGAATATGAGTCCAAAACAGATAGTTATAAGTTGTCTTTACCATTATCACATACATGGACAAAAGACTAAATTGAGGTTGTTAAAGGCTACCCCTCAAAGAATATTCTATAGAATATTATAAACATCCCTTTACTGTTATGTATAAAAATTTacttttaatataattataaaagaggGTACTTTTTACTAATCATCACACCGATCTTTTTTGGGTTACTTACCTCAGTGTCGGAGAGATGGAATCAAAAGACTTCTCCTTGATCTTTATACATGTAACACTTTGAGAAATTATCATTTTCATTTCAAAAGTATTAactaaaatatcaataatattttctcATGCAATTATCTAGTCGTAGCCGGTGATCACAAGTCTCTGCTATTTAACTTTAGTATCATTATCAGCTGATAGTCGCAAATTGTCAATTGGCCACGTCGTCTGTCTCATTAACCAAGAACAATAAATTCATCTTCGCTTGTCTCGGCAACACTACATGCAGTCAAGAGATGCTGCTTGGTTGGTTAATGGCATACCAAACACTACCCCCACAGCCACTGTTATTAAAGGGGTAAGTAGTCAGCTTAATCGTAGTCATAGCTATTGATCACCAGTCTCTCTTATTTGACGCTGCTATCATAATTAGCTTTAGCCATGGCAAGTTGTCAATTGGTTGCGTCTCATGTGCTACCATTGCAAGGCCATTACTCTCTCACACAAACTGCATCCAGGAGATGTTTAGTTGGTTAGCTACTTGCCAAACACTCCACCCACAGCCACAAATACGTATGGGATAAGTGGTCAACTTACGTTATCATCCACTCATATCAAGTACACCTTAATTATTCGGGTTTGGTGCTGTGGCTGAGTTTTAGTTTCAGTTCTTGCACGCCATCGACACGGCAGGTCGTGTAGCTTATCTCCATGCAAACACTACATACCTCCGTCCTTTCATTGTGGAACATCAAGCTTTTCAACATTCATTACGCGAAAATGCTGCTCAAGACTTTGAGACATTTATTACACGAGGATACTGCGCAAGATTTTGAGACATGCAGCTTTTCCTCGAGCAATAATTTAGAAGACTCCCGTTTCAAGAGTTAGGGATTGACGTTGATTTCTAAGGTTGAAAGTACTGTCAATCTTTTTTTCCTATGTCACGACCTCAATGGTTTATTCATGACCGTCATGGATTGCAAGCTTTGATTACTAACCAAGTAAAGACAATGCTGCCGTCCTGTGGTAAACAAGGACTGGGACATCTTGACTGAGATTTGCTTTGACCACTATGCATAAATACCACGTATGTAATGTGTTTACAGTGGATGCAAGTAAAGGTAATGTATTTGGCTGGGGTGTGTGCCATTGTAGAAGAAGATGTCTTTGCAATAGCATGTCTAATAAACCAAGATAGAAACTTAATGTTCATAATTGGCCATCCATGTAGTGGATGGTTGATATCCAAAAGGTCTTTAGGAAATCCTTTGgtaaataatatacatatatatatatatatatatatatatatatatatatatatatatatatatatatatatatatctgttatTGTACACTCTATTAGTTTACTGCTGTTTTTAACACCCAAGAATTTATCTTTTCAAAAAATGCTCTTAGAAGTTCCAAGGTTGGATGAAATGCTAAAACTGTTATCTATAGTGTGAAGTGTTGTTGGCAAACAGGACAATCTGTTATGCATACAAGTTTGTGTGTTAGGTTCAAGTCTATAAAATTatcctgatatatatatatatatatatatatatatatatatatatatatatatatatatatatatatatatatatataggtcatCAATTGAATTCTAGTTTATCAACATCATGAAAAGTCAAACAATCTATTTAATATCACTGCCGCTGACCAAAAAAAGAAAGACATCAATTGAATCGATCTGGTCTCCTAATTAGATCATTTGTACAACATGAACTATGTTAAACACGGCTAATTTAACAGGGTCTACCATGATTCATATAAACTGATTGAATATTAGCCCGTCAAGTTTTGTCATGGATCAGAAAATTATTGTATTGTTTATTTATGGGCCAAACGAAAAAGAGTCAAACATGAGACCTAAAGTAAATTATCATGCGATGAGCAGCTGCCGAGTTTAGTTAGAAAGGATAGACGAGCAGCTTGATCGTCGAATGCAGAGCAACTTGATCGTCGCTTCATATTCTGCAATTGGTTCAACTACTATGAATCTTGTGGAACTCTTAAATCTCTTTGTACCATTTCTATCTACAAATATGTCAAGCAATGCAAGACTCCTCTGATCGATAATAGAAAACAGTAGACGGAATTTTAGAAACAAATAATGAACGCAATTTGGCTCTATTAGCCAATCTGTGGAAGCCTAGCAAATTGGGTAAGATCTCCGCCTATCCATGATCATTATTTCACATCATAACCATTCAATTGGCCCAGTAGATTTATTTTCAGCATTTGTCAGATCAAATTGCATATAATGATGGGGAACTAAATGATGAATAGTAGCTCAAAGATCTAAGTCCAGCAATCACTTCCATTAAATAAGGTTACATTAAGAATTACAGTGAAAACCAAAACTAGTACAATTAGACTTAAGAAAAAGTAAGCTATATGCCTGTCCAGGAACAGACGACTACATATCGGTAGGTATACCTTCTTACATGTTGACTTGCCGAATCATTCAATGAACAATTTAAGGTGTGTCTATCAGAGGCCGAAACTGAAAGGGACCCCAGTGGCCGGAATCCACGAGTCACCGGACAAGAAGCCTCCCACGGTGAATTTGCTGGCTTCTGACGAACTCGCTATGACATGGTAGCCTGGCCAATTCACCCGCTTGCTGGTGTCAGCGCCTGCACCCGTGTTCATGTACTCCGCATAATACAAGGTACTCAAACCAAAGCTCCCGCTCCACTCCAGCCACCCGGCCGGATTAATTAGGCTGTCCAGCGATGTCTTCATGATAACTGTCCTGGAGTACTTCTGCCACGGCCTGCCGAGATATGTCTTGAACGAGCCCTGCACTGGCCTGAGGTCCGATGCCGCAGTCACTATAGAATTATGAATCGATATGCCGGTGTTCTCGTTGGGGTCGGTTCGGCCTTGGGCAGTGACGGTGTTCTGCTGGCCGCTCATTGGCTTCCGCACGTAAATGTTGCAGCTCTGGAATACAACGACGGCGTCGCCGAAGATGAAGTCGACGGTGCCGTATATGTCACAATTGCGGTAGAATTGTCGCTGTGAGTACACGTAGAGAGTGTCTTGGTAGCCTTTGAAGCTACAGCGGTAGAACACTGAGAGGTCCGACCCCGAACGGAATGCGACCGCCTGATGTTTCTGGGGTCCTGCCGTGTTCTGGAAGGTCATGTCCCGTGCTATGAAACCGCCACCGGAGACAGCTGCGACCAGTAAGACAAACGCGTCATCGAGGCATACTTGTAGAGAACGAGCGTTACACCATGAAGTTTCGGTAGAAGATTATTCAATCTTCTTCTATAAACAGCAAATCGTCAATTTGAAGCCTTTCAATATCGACCATGATGCGTAATGGATGAAAGTATTAACTTCGATATAATAATTTGATGGAGACATTTATGAGAGAATAGAGAGACTCTTACCGAAAGTAGCAGAGCGGAACGTTGTGGAGCCATCTTGAACGTTCTTGCTACCTGTGACTACGGTGGCATCCATTCCGTCTCCAATCATCATTATGTTCTTCATGGAGTTGGTGATCACTACGTTCTCGTTGTATATACCAGATTTCACAAGGATCACGAACCTTGACGTTCCACTCCTTAGCTTTGCAGAAGCCGCGACAGCTTCTGAGATGGTCTTGTAGTCGCCGGAACCATCTTTAGCCACTACCAGATTGGCTTTTATCGTCGAGCTCGACGACTGAAGAAGCTTGCGATCCGCCGCTTTCACCCACCCTGGGAACCCCTGGGAGAGCAAACGGCGATTGCCCGGTGCCTTGCCCCGTGGCATCGCGTTGTTGACGGCAAGCGAGTTGCTAAGCGACTCCGATATGTTGTTGGCCATGAAAAGTGAGGATGTGAAGGGGAACGAAGTTCCCAGCTCGCCGAAGCCATTTTTGCACGTCTGTTGGTTAGCCATCGCGGCACTCAGCCACGTTTGAGCATCTTCGGCAGACGAAGAGTGTCCCAGGGAGCGGTTGAGATGGCCGATGGTGTCCTCAAACAGCTCCAAGCAATCAGCCCACGCGGCCTTGGCCGGCTCATCGAGCGGCGCGAGGTTCATGGCTGATGCATGCTTGTGGGCGAGCAGGGTGCGGTCCAAGGTGGCCTGGAGGAGTAGGTCACGAAAACCTGACTGGGTTTCGGATTGCGCGAAGAGAGGGACACCGCTGACCAATGAACTGCAGACCTGAGGGTAAGGTGTTTGGCTACATGATAGTATCGGATCACCACTACCGGTAACCCCCATGACCACCAACAGGAGAAACAGGGAGAATAAATGTGCTGAAAGCATGGCCATTGGGAGCGACAAGTTTGTAGAAGGATGTCTTGGATGGTTGCAAGAAGAGGGAACGGCTGTCCTTTATATAGGCTTCATTACGAGAACGTTGGGGCCCTCGAGACATGTATATGCGCATGTAGAACAACACATATGGACAGCGTTAGTTAATCTTAGGGGAAATATAAATTCGATTCGGACTGCACGGCATGAATCGAACACGTTGTATTTGAATTCAGCCCAGAGTTGGCCGTAATCGAATTCAAAACCAAGCGGACACTGTAGCGACCCTTATCCACGGATTTGGAGGTCAGAAAGGAATTGTGGCTATCTTTTAGCAGTAGCCATCATCTTATCATAGAGAGCACAAATACGACGACCATCTCGAAGCTGCTCGCGGACAGTGACCATCCACCGCTCATCTCAAACACTTATATGAGTAGCCGTATGTGTTCTCGACACATATGGAAGAGCTACAATGTGCACTGTTCGTTGGAGATAAATATGGCGTGTGGTCCATCGAGCTGTAAACAGTTCGCTTTTGGCTCGAGTTCTctcttgattgattgattgattgaaacAGTTTATGGCTTATGTAGATCACATGTTATATCAAGTGTATATTAAATCATTTGGTAATCTATTTTCATGCTTCGCATATACTAAAAGTTTCGAAACTTGAATGAAACTTATTTTGGTTTTTGTCTTTGAGGATCTCTTCAAACTTGGCATAGATCCATTAATCCGTGAACTTCCTCGTCGTATGTGGGCTTCACTAACCTGATTCGTGGAGTCACACAGGTGAAATCATGTCAAACTGAGATGTTGAGCTCACAAGTTCGGTCTGCAAGAGACCAAATCGTAAGAGAACCTTCCCTTCACCCAAAATTACTGCACACCAAATCTCTTCAGTGAGAAGGAGGTAGGAAACGCCTACGTGTCGGTTCCCTGGAGAATTCCAAGTTTGGCACGAGTCGTAATCAGCTTTTTACATCGTCACTGTCCCCACTCAGCTTTAAGATGGTCATCTTATCTGTGCTGCGTGATGAGACCTCATGCATGGCTCCTGCCCTCCAAAACAAATACCTTTGCTTACAGCTCCTGCAAATCTGTGGATAAGTACTCGCTAAAATATCCACTTGGTTTTGATT
Proteins encoded:
- the LOC103972728 gene encoding pectinesterase — protein: MAMLSAHLFSLFLLLVVMGVTGSGDPILSCSQTPYPQVCSSLVSGVPLFAQSETQSGFRDLLLQATLDRTLLAHKHASAMNLAPLDEPAKAAWADCLELFEDTIGHLNRSLGHSSSAEDAQTWLSAAMANQQTCKNGFGELGTSFPFTSSLFMANNISESLSNSLAVNNAMPRGKAPGNRRLLSQGFPGWVKAADRKLLQSSSSTIKANLVVAKDGSGDYKTISEAVAASAKLRSGTSRFVILVKSGIYNENVVITNSMKNIMMIGDGMDATVVTGSKNVQDGSTTFRSATFAVSGGGFIARDMTFQNTAGPQKHQAVAFRSGSDLSVFYRCSFKGYQDTLYVYSQRQFYRNCDIYGTVDFIFGDAVVVFQSCNIYVRKPMSGQQNTVTAQGRTDPNENTGISIHNSIVTAASDLRPVQGSFKTYLGRPWQKYSRTVIMKTSLDSLINPAGWLEWSGSFGLSTLYYAEYMNTGAGADTSKRVNWPGYHVIASSSEASKFTVGGFLSGDSWIPATGVPFSFGL